The following coding sequences are from one Streptomyces dengpaensis window:
- a CDS encoding MFS transporter — protein sequence MKERRYRTLVTGYAISSYGTFLNLVALNLYVYAVTDRALAVGVFMAVRLGAGFLAGLAAAPLLARWTAKPVMFWSNVVQAAALVLLVCAPDGLRTAALFVVSATVGAAGTFFMVAFRSSIPDMVDEGRHTWANSLMVSGRSLAMVAGFASSGVVVSLLGYTAAFLIDMTTFLVCATTVALLPLPGRPPKAREDDARAQRGRRRLPTALIALGAAPLIAVMVALRGIDALGSSSHNAALPVYSTELDADRPAVFVSVFWCVWAMGNVLVQQVLQRYVKRSGRTVGALGFGLGTIAMSATFILAFAGLPWALTILVALLAGAADGITEVSYSSHLQTLPTELRTHAFGLSATVENLGFGVGMIAVAAALDVFSPLSVVGVAHGVAIVVAVVFVAQLLRQQGVRPTSGEGGVDAGPAHGGRRDGAEVSGG from the coding sequence ATGAAGGAACGCCGGTACCGCACCCTGGTGACCGGTTATGCCATCTCCTCCTATGGCACGTTCCTGAATCTGGTCGCGCTCAATCTGTACGTGTACGCGGTCACGGACCGGGCCCTGGCGGTCGGCGTGTTCATGGCCGTGCGGCTCGGCGCGGGGTTCCTGGCGGGGCTCGCCGCCGCACCGCTGCTGGCGCGGTGGACGGCCAAGCCCGTGATGTTCTGGTCCAACGTCGTGCAGGCGGCGGCGCTCGTGCTGCTGGTGTGCGCGCCGGACGGGCTGCGCACGGCCGCGCTCTTCGTCGTCTCGGCGACGGTCGGCGCCGCGGGCACCTTCTTCATGGTCGCCTTCCGCAGCTCGATCCCGGACATGGTGGACGAAGGCCGGCACACCTGGGCCAACTCCCTGATGGTGAGCGGCCGTTCGCTGGCCATGGTGGCCGGGTTCGCCTCGTCCGGCGTTGTCGTTTCGCTGCTCGGCTACACCGCCGCGTTCCTGATCGACATGACGACCTTCCTGGTGTGTGCCACCACGGTGGCGCTGCTGCCGCTGCCGGGGCGCCCGCCGAAGGCGCGCGAAGACGACGCGCGGGCGCAGCGGGGCAGGCGGCGCCTGCCGACCGCCCTCATCGCGCTCGGCGCGGCCCCGCTCATCGCGGTGATGGTGGCGCTGCGCGGGATCGACGCGCTCGGCTCGTCCTCGCACAACGCGGCTTTGCCGGTGTACTCCACGGAGCTGGACGCCGACCGGCCCGCGGTGTTCGTGAGTGTCTTCTGGTGCGTGTGGGCGATGGGCAATGTGCTGGTGCAGCAGGTACTGCAGCGGTACGTGAAGCGGTCGGGGCGGACGGTCGGGGCGCTCGGTTTCGGCCTCGGCACGATCGCGATGTCGGCGACGTTCATCCTGGCGTTCGCAGGGCTCCCCTGGGCCCTGACCATCCTGGTTGCGCTGCTCGCGGGCGCGGCCGACGGCATCACCGAGGTGTCGTACAGCTCGCATCTGCAGACCCTGCCGACGGAGCTGCGCACCCATGCCTTCGGGCTCTCGGCCACGGTGGAGAACCTCGGCTTCGGCGTCGGCATGATCGCGGTCGCGGCCGCGCTCGACGTCTTCTCGCCGCTGTCGGTGGTGGGGGTGGCGCACGGTGTGGCCATCGTGGTGGCGGTGGTCTTCGTGGCGCAGCTGCTGCGGCAGCAGGGAGTTCGGCCCACGAGCGGGGAGGGAGGGGTCGATGCGGGACCGGCGCATGGCGGTCGTCGGGATGGCGCTGAGGTTTCCGGGGGCTGA
- a CDS encoding type I polyketide synthase, whose product MRDRRMAVVGMALRFPGADTPDAYWRDIVAGVTHVRRFTDAEFAAAGVPEETYRDPEFTGASALLPGIDGFDAAFFGMSGREATVTDPQQRLFLEVCEQALEDGGYAGTDARVGVYASVGYRLYSLHSYLAHNIGAAAGGDDWTAVKQIQVGNYPDFTANRAAFRLGLDGPAVNVATACSSALVSVHLAGQALLAGDADLMVVGSAALHLPQITGHRHVKGSTISPTGAVRAFDAAADGTVGGNGAAAVLLKPLERALADGDTVHAVILGSAVTNDGADKAGFAAPGVAGQRDAVLTALESAGVPAESIGYVEAHGTGTYKGDPIEFAALTEAFRRHTDRTGFCALGSTKPAIGHLDSAAGLAGLIKAILVLRHGTLPPLVNFTRPNPRLGVSGSPFVLPRRAAPWPADPAGPRRAGVHSIGMGGTNAHVILEQAPPAPARKPSALPASKPSAAPALLPVSTRSPEASALLPVSTRSPEASALLPVSTRSPEASALLPVSTRSPEASALLPLSARSPEALAQYARSFRDALDRDPGLAPADLLTTTALGRRHLDHRLVVTASGTRGLAAGLDAFLAGRPDPAAYRTGVVTSTAAPVFLFSGQGGTAPGIAAALARRFPLVAETLDACARIHRQETEERDFTARLVDGTGPAVWDTAFAQPALFALQVAQARLWRRFRVRPVAVAGHSVGEYAALCAAGALSLEDGMRLLCRRGRLMRDTEPGAMLAVFAPYERVRALLDAVGAGLELAVSNGPEHHVVAGRPGAVAAARSHLADVPCEPLPVDRAFHTALLDPILDELRAVAGKTELRPVETEFVSGLDGTVRPPGWRPDADYLVRQARQTADFHAVLRALASRDVLVELGPGAPFTGMARRVLPDVPCLPTQGRAPGADGLWSAVAGLHCAGVPVDWAALLDGQAGHRIPLPTYPFQHRSYWTGPAPAPDPSKEDSVAAVTAQERSVLDRVRELTARHLGFAPDEVTPARTYVGLGADSLQLIGMLRQLEAEFDVRIAIREILEEAGTPELTARLIEERRAHPAPAPEAQVITPTKPPASPAPDGYATRAEIAELTRQINLLAETQSAMLTQLSEAVALLGADRTAR is encoded by the coding sequence ATGCGGGACCGGCGCATGGCGGTCGTCGGGATGGCGCTGAGGTTTCCGGGGGCTGACACTCCGGACGCGTACTGGCGCGACATCGTGGCGGGTGTGACCCACGTGCGCCGCTTCACCGACGCCGAGTTCGCGGCGGCGGGCGTGCCCGAGGAGACCTACCGGGACCCGGAGTTCACCGGAGCGAGCGCGCTGCTGCCCGGGATCGACGGGTTCGACGCGGCGTTCTTCGGGATGAGCGGGCGCGAGGCGACGGTGACGGATCCGCAGCAGCGGCTGTTCCTCGAGGTGTGCGAGCAGGCACTGGAGGACGGCGGCTACGCGGGCACGGACGCGCGTGTCGGCGTGTACGCGAGCGTCGGCTATCGCCTCTACTCCCTGCACAGCTATCTGGCGCACAACATCGGTGCGGCGGCGGGCGGCGACGACTGGACGGCCGTCAAGCAGATCCAGGTCGGCAACTACCCGGATTTCACGGCGAACCGGGCGGCGTTCCGGCTCGGTCTCGACGGCCCGGCGGTCAATGTCGCGACGGCCTGCTCCAGTGCGCTGGTCTCGGTGCATCTGGCCGGTCAGGCGCTGCTCGCGGGCGACGCGGACCTGATGGTGGTCGGTTCGGCGGCTCTGCATCTGCCGCAGATCACCGGGCACCGGCACGTGAAGGGGTCCACCATCTCGCCGACGGGCGCTGTCCGTGCCTTCGACGCGGCGGCCGACGGCACCGTCGGCGGGAACGGTGCGGCGGCCGTGCTCCTGAAGCCGCTGGAGCGGGCGCTCGCCGACGGCGACACCGTGCACGCGGTGATCCTCGGCTCGGCGGTCACCAACGACGGCGCGGACAAGGCGGGTTTCGCCGCGCCGGGCGTCGCGGGGCAGCGGGACGCAGTCCTTACCGCGCTGGAGTCGGCGGGGGTGCCGGCCGAGTCGATCGGGTACGTGGAGGCGCATGGCACCGGCACGTACAAGGGCGATCCGATCGAGTTCGCGGCGCTCACTGAGGCGTTCCGCCGGCACACCGACCGCACCGGCTTCTGCGCGCTCGGCTCGACGAAGCCCGCGATCGGGCATCTGGACAGCGCGGCAGGCTTAGCCGGGCTGATCAAGGCGATCCTGGTGCTGCGGCACGGGACGCTCCCGCCGCTGGTGAACTTCACCCGCCCCAATCCCCGCCTGGGTGTGTCCGGCAGCCCGTTCGTCCTGCCGCGCCGGGCGGCACCCTGGCCCGCCGACCCGGCCGGGCCCCGCCGTGCGGGCGTGCACTCCATCGGCATGGGCGGCACGAACGCCCACGTCATCCTCGAGCAGGCGCCGCCCGCCCCGGCACGGAAGCCGTCGGCCTTACCGGCATCGAAACCGTCGGCCGCGCCCGCGCTGCTGCCGGTGTCGACCCGCTCCCCCGAAGCATCCGCCCTGCTGCCGGTGTCGACCCGCTCCCCCGAAGCATCCGCCCTGCTGCCGGTGTCGACCCGCTCCCCCGAAGCATCCGCCCTGCTGCCGGTGTCGACCCGCTCCCCCGAAGCATCCGCCCTGCTGCCGTTGTCGGCCCGCTCCCCCGAAGCGCTCGCGCAGTACGCGCGGTCGTTCCGCGACGCGCTCGACCGCGATCCGGGGCTTGCCCCGGCCGATCTCCTCACGACGACCGCGCTCGGCCGCCGCCACCTCGACCACCGGCTGGTGGTGACCGCGTCCGGGACGCGGGGCCTGGCAGCCGGGCTCGACGCGTTCCTCGCGGGCAGGCCGGACCCGGCCGCGTACCGCACCGGTGTGGTGACGAGCACCGCGGCGCCGGTGTTCCTCTTCAGCGGGCAGGGCGGTACCGCGCCCGGCATAGCGGCCGCCCTGGCGAGACGTTTTCCACTCGTCGCCGAAACGCTGGACGCCTGTGCGCGGATCCACCGGCAGGAGACCGAGGAACGGGATTTCACGGCCCGCCTGGTCGACGGGACGGGACCCGCGGTGTGGGACACAGCGTTCGCGCAGCCCGCCCTGTTCGCGCTGCAGGTGGCGCAGGCACGGTTGTGGCGGCGGTTCAGGGTGCGCCCCGTCGCGGTCGCCGGGCACAGCGTCGGCGAGTACGCGGCGCTGTGCGCGGCAGGTGCGCTGTCCCTGGAGGACGGGATGCGGCTGCTGTGCCGCCGGGGCCGGCTGATGCGGGACACCGAGCCCGGCGCGATGCTCGCGGTGTTCGCCCCGTACGAGCGGGTGCGGGCGCTGCTCGACGCGGTGGGTGCGGGGCTCGAACTCGCCGTGTCGAACGGGCCCGAGCACCATGTCGTCGCGGGTCGCCCCGGCGCGGTGGCCGCAGCGCGGAGCCACCTGGCCGACGTGCCCTGCGAGCCGCTCCCGGTCGACCGCGCCTTCCACACGGCGCTGCTCGACCCGATCCTCGACGAACTGCGGGCGGTGGCCGGAAAAACCGAACTGCGGCCCGTGGAGACGGAGTTCGTTTCCGGCCTGGACGGCACCGTACGACCGCCGGGGTGGCGGCCGGACGCCGACTATCTGGTGCGGCAGGCCCGGCAGACCGCCGACTTCCACGCCGTACTGCGCGCGCTCGCCAGCCGTGACGTGCTGGTGGAGCTGGGGCCCGGCGCGCCCTTCACCGGCATGGCCCGACGGGTGCTGCCGGATGTCCCGTGCCTGCCGACGCAGGGCCGGGCGCCCGGCGCCGACGGGCTGTGGTCGGCGGTGGCCGGGCTGCACTGCGCCGGGGTTCCCGTCGACTGGGCGGCGCTCCTCGACGGACAGGCGGGCCACCGGATCCCGCTGCCGACCTACCCCTTCCAGCACCGTTCCTACTGGACGGGCCCCGCGCCCGCACCCGACCCTTCCAAGGAGGACTCAGTGGCCGCAGTGACGGCGCAGGAACGGTCCGTGCTCGACCGGGTGCGCGAACTGACCGCCCGCCATCTGGGCTTCGCCCCGGACGAGGTGACACCGGCCCGCACCTATGTGGGGCTCGGCGCCGACTCACTTCAGCTCATCGGCATGCTCCGCCAGTTGGAGGCGGAGTTCGACGTGCGGATCGCGATACGGGAGATCCTGGAGGAGGCGGGAACGCCCGAGTTGACGGCACGGCTGATCGAGGAGCGCCGCGCACACCCCGCACCGGCGCCCGAGGCGCAGGTGATCACGCCCACGAAACCCCCGGCGTCGCCCGCACCGGACGGGTATGCCACCCGCGCCGAGATCGCCGAACTCACCCGGCAGATCAACCTGCTGGCCGAGACCCAGTCGGCGATGCTGACCCAGCTCTCCGAGGCGGTGGCCCTCCTCGGCGCCGACCGCACCGCCCGATGA
- a CDS encoding DUF4192 family protein, which produces MTNHDEAAGRTGNEDIRGRGGPDGRGGYEGYGGGGERDGQRGPGGRPGGEGQELLGGQFGDGGNAARSGQGLLGVPCADGISGGPDVPGTEPQVTLRTPSELADALPYLLGYRPEDSIVLVALHDRERRGRFGGRARLGIPVHAEDWPSAAEQLSQGLVKGSERRGARPESMVAYLCQEPGSGESGRDVMERLRPLAQLLRTACGRLDVPVVEALCVSGGRFWSYTCPGQGCCPPEGEAMGLPGTSVLAAAATYAGLQVRGSLRELTARLLPWETPDALEQEVALDTANTALVPRILDGESRAAVAEETLELARRIMGRLAGAPLVSGTRPADLRDDGLLEHEEAATLILGLQDRTTRDRAAEWMEGDEAGPALRLWRALARRCVGPYREHAAAPLTLAGWVAWSTGDELEAREALAMALGADPDYLFARLLHQACNEGLAPESIRRCLRAERTGRPSAEVEQPSGRPTAEAEQQPSGRASAEAEQPTCRPSAEAEQQPTDPAAPLSLAEPTLADPMPGARLPGAGATTRRRRRTRPAGNGGARTSRRSPGTASTRRRRPIDEASPAGDGPGRAAWGTGGRPRVRREGGRLGAGEDT; this is translated from the coding sequence ATGACGAATCACGACGAAGCGGCAGGCAGGACCGGCAACGAGGACATCCGCGGTCGCGGCGGTCCGGACGGACGCGGCGGGTACGAGGGGTACGGCGGGGGCGGTGAGCGCGACGGGCAACGAGGGCCGGGCGGTCGGCCCGGGGGCGAGGGGCAGGAGCTGCTCGGCGGGCAGTTCGGCGACGGCGGGAACGCGGCGCGCTCGGGGCAGGGCCTCCTCGGTGTTCCCTGTGCCGACGGTATTTCCGGCGGTCCGGACGTTCCCGGCACCGAACCTCAGGTCACCCTGCGCACCCCGTCCGAACTGGCCGACGCCCTGCCCTACCTGCTCGGGTACCGCCCCGAGGACAGCATCGTGCTGGTCGCCCTGCACGACCGGGAGCGGCGCGGACGTTTTGGTGGCCGTGCGCGGCTCGGGATTCCCGTCCACGCCGAGGACTGGCCGTCCGCGGCCGAGCAACTGTCACAAGGGTTGGTGAAGGGAAGCGAGCGCAGAGGTGCCCGGCCCGAGAGCATGGTCGCCTACCTCTGCCAGGAACCAGGGAGTGGCGAATCGGGACGGGATGTCATGGAGCGTCTGCGCCCGCTCGCCCAGCTCCTGCGTACGGCGTGCGGCCGCCTCGACGTCCCGGTGGTCGAGGCACTCTGCGTCTCCGGCGGTCGCTTCTGGTCGTACACCTGCCCGGGCCAGGGGTGCTGTCCGCCGGAGGGCGAGGCGATGGGGCTGCCGGGGACGTCCGTCCTCGCTGCCGCCGCCACGTACGCGGGCCTCCAAGTGCGAGGATCGCTACGAGAATTGACGGCCAGGCTCCTTCCCTGGGAGACGCCGGACGCGCTGGAGCAAGAGGTCGCGCTCGACACGGCGAACACGGCCCTCGTCCCGAGGATCCTGGACGGTGAGAGCCGTGCGGCTGTGGCCGAGGAGACCCTCGAACTGGCCCGGCGGATCATGGGACGCCTCGCCGGCGCTCCACTTGTGTCCGGCACACGCCCGGCGGACCTGCGCGACGACGGACTCCTGGAACACGAGGAAGCCGCCACCCTGATCCTCGGCCTCCAGGACCGCACGACCCGCGACCGTGCCGCGGAGTGGATGGAGGGCGACGAGGCCGGTCCGGCCCTGCGTCTGTGGCGAGCGCTGGCCCGCCGCTGCGTAGGTCCCTACCGCGAGCACGCGGCGGCACCCCTCACGCTCGCCGGATGGGTCGCCTGGTCCACGGGCGACGAGCTGGAGGCCCGCGAGGCCCTCGCCATGGCGCTCGGTGCTGATCCCGACTACCTCTTCGCCCGCCTTCTGCATCAGGCGTGCAACGAGGGCCTGGCCCCCGAGTCCATCCGCCGCTGCCTGCGCGCGGAGCGCACGGGCCGTCCCTCGGCGGAAGTCGAGCAGCCCTCCGGCCGTCCAACGGCGGAAGCGGAGCAGCAGCCCTCCGGCCGTGCCTCGGCGGAAGCGGAGCAGCCCACTTGCCGTCCCAGCGCGGAAGCGGAGCAACAGCCCACCGATCCCGCGGCGCCGCTCTCGCTGGCCGAGCCGACGCTGGCCGATCCGATGCCGGGCGCCCGTCTGCCGGGCGCCGGGGCCACCACGCGACGCCGACGCCGGACACGCCCGGCGGGGAACGGTGGGGCTCGAACGAGTCGACGCAGCCCCGGGACAGCGAGCACCCGCCGACGCCGACCCATCGACGAGGCCTCGCCCGCCGGGGACGGACCAGGGCGCGCGGCCTGGGGCACGGGCGGGCGACCTCGGGTACGCCGTGAGGGCGGTCGGCTCGGCGCGGGGGAGGACACGTGA